In Alkalihalobacillus sp. FSL W8-0930, a single window of DNA contains:
- a CDS encoding Zn-dependent hydrolase has product MNQQKLAINGVRLRQTLEDLATFGATERQGVTRLALTKEDLQARNYVKEQCDALGMVTTIDDLGVMYSRLEGKDPDQPAIYLGSHLDSVKKGGRFDGVLGVVAGLEVVRYLVEQDIKPECAIVVVNFTNEEGARFEPSMMASGVIAGKFDTNTMLGTPDSNGVTVQEALEDIGFVGLVENRLTDGRAFLELHIEQGPVLEAESLKIGAVDCVVGMSCYEIEIIGESNHAGTTPQQMRRDALTAANGCMTALHEQLGALDSALVYTMGRFNVYPNIHTVIPNKVIFSLEARHQRADILQKVEDIVYEIVNRREIECQHTVKKLWSRETVWFDPELVHRIERAAQTLELPYKRMVSGAGHDAQFISTVMPTAMIFVPSAGGKSHDEDEYTSWEECENGVNLLLETVLELSGS; this is encoded by the coding sequence ATGAATCAACAAAAGCTAGCGATAAACGGTGTGCGTTTACGGCAAACGCTTGAAGACCTGGCTACATTTGGTGCGACTGAAAGACAAGGTGTAACAAGGCTTGCGCTTACAAAGGAAGATTTACAAGCAAGGAATTATGTTAAAGAGCAATGTGATGCGCTCGGAATGGTCACAACCATAGATGACTTAGGTGTAATGTATAGCAGGCTGGAAGGGAAGGACCCAGATCAACCTGCCATATATCTTGGATCACATCTTGACTCGGTAAAAAAAGGAGGACGCTTTGACGGTGTTCTAGGCGTAGTTGCTGGACTTGAGGTTGTACGCTATCTCGTAGAACAGGACATTAAACCAGAATGTGCGATTGTTGTCGTTAACTTCACGAATGAGGAAGGAGCGAGATTTGAACCTTCCATGATGGCCTCTGGAGTGATAGCTGGAAAATTCGATACAAACACAATGCTAGGTACTCCTGACTCAAACGGTGTCACCGTTCAAGAAGCATTAGAGGACATCGGTTTTGTAGGTTTAGTAGAAAATCGTTTGACTGATGGAAGGGCATTTCTAGAGCTTCATATTGAACAAGGGCCGGTTTTAGAAGCGGAATCTCTTAAAATTGGTGCAGTAGATTGTGTTGTCGGCATGAGCTGCTATGAAATTGAAATTATTGGTGAGTCCAATCATGCAGGAACAACACCTCAACAGATGAGGCGAGATGCGTTAACTGCAGCGAACGGCTGCATGACTGCACTACATGAACAGCTTGGTGCGCTTGATTCGGCCTTAGTCTATACGATGGGGAGGTTTAATGTATATCCAAACATTCATACAGTGATCCCAAATAAGGTCATCTTCTCACTTGAGGCTAGGCATCAACGTGCGGACATTCTTCAAAAAGTGGAAGATATCGTCTATGAGATCGTTAACAGACGGGAAATTGAATGCCAGCATACAGTCAAAAAGCTATGGTCAAGAGAGACAGTCTGGTTTGATCCAGAGCTTGTTCATAGAATTGAAAGAGCAGCTCAAACGCTTGAATTACCTTATAAGCGAATGGTCAGCGGTGCAGGGCATGATGCACAATTTATCTCGACTGTGATGCCTACTGCCATGATTTTTGTGCCAAGTGCGGGTGGAAAAAGCCACGACGAGGATGAATATACATCATGGGAGGAGTGTGAGAATGGAGTTAATCTGTTGCTTGAGACAGTCTTAGAGCTTTCAGGATCATGA
- a CDS encoding aminotransferase: protein MKSMTGQTHEEKDQQYVWHAMHRYQPDKQPMVAERGEGSWFFDTKGQRYMDGVSGLWCLNLGHGQSEIIDAATKQMSELAYFPLSLGHKPAIKLAKKLDQLLGGYRTFFANGGSDANETAFKLARQHHKQTGHPEKYKIISRYRAYHGNSLGALSATAQANRKMKYDPIAPGFLHVPPPYAYRSSFGDPLRDDELAADFLEQTILWEGPESVAAFIMEPIISGGGVLYPQTSLYYDRVREICDKYNVLLILDEVVSGFGRTGRMFGHLHAENFKPDIITLAKGLTSGYLPLGATCVKRSIYESFKEQSEDNHFRHISTYGGHPASCAVALKAIEIIERDHIVERVEELGDRILGKLKQLTEWPTVGDVRGIGFLYGIELVSDKTTKTPAPDAMLISVVAACQAKGLIIGKNSDTIPNGSNVLILAPPLTSTEEDLEFLVRTVTEVIREIVEDESGG from the coding sequence ATGAAATCCATGACAGGTCAAACGCATGAAGAGAAGGATCAACAATACGTGTGGCATGCAATGCATCGGTACCAACCAGATAAACAACCAATGGTTGCTGAGAGAGGAGAAGGCTCTTGGTTTTTTGATACAAAGGGTCAGCGGTACATGGACGGGGTCTCTGGACTTTGGTGTTTGAATCTAGGGCATGGTCAGTCAGAAATTATAGATGCAGCGACCAAACAAATGAGTGAGCTCGCTTATTTTCCTCTATCCCTCGGCCATAAGCCGGCGATTAAACTAGCAAAGAAGCTGGATCAGCTTTTAGGTGGATATCGTACGTTTTTTGCAAATGGCGGATCCGATGCAAATGAAACAGCCTTCAAGTTAGCAAGGCAGCATCACAAGCAGACGGGGCATCCAGAGAAATATAAGATCATCTCAAGGTATCGCGCATACCACGGGAATTCATTAGGGGCTTTAAGTGCTACTGCACAGGCCAATCGAAAAATGAAATACGACCCCATCGCACCTGGATTTCTACATGTACCACCACCCTATGCATATCGGTCAAGCTTTGGAGATCCATTAAGAGATGATGAGCTGGCAGCAGATTTTTTAGAACAAACAATTCTTTGGGAAGGACCAGAATCGGTTGCTGCTTTTATAATGGAGCCCATTATTTCAGGAGGAGGAGTCCTCTATCCGCAGACCTCGCTGTATTATGACCGGGTTAGAGAAATTTGTGACAAGTACAATGTACTGTTAATCCTAGATGAAGTTGTTTCTGGATTTGGCCGAACAGGTAGAATGTTTGGTCATCTACATGCTGAGAACTTTAAACCAGATATCATCACTCTGGCAAAAGGCTTAACAAGTGGTTACCTTCCTCTTGGAGCTACCTGTGTAAAGCGAAGTATCTATGAATCCTTTAAAGAACAGTCGGAAGATAACCATTTCAGGCATATTTCTACCTACGGAGGCCACCCTGCCTCATGCGCTGTAGCATTAAAAGCCATTGAGATTATTGAGCGAGATCATATCGTAGAAAGAGTGGAGGAGCTAGGTGATCGAATTCTAGGTAAATTAAAACAGCTAACAGAATGGCCGACGGTAGGGGATGTCCGGGGTATTGGATTTTTATATGGCATTGAACTTGTGAGCGACAAAACAACAAAGACGCCCGCCCCGGATGCAATGTTGATATCTGTAGTGGCAGCCTGTCAGGCGAAGGGACTTATTATCGGTAAAAACAGCGATACGATTCCAAACGGAAGTAATGTTCTCATATTAGCTCCGCCCCTCACATCAACAGAAGAGGACCTTGAATTTTTAGTGCGGACAGTAACAGAAGTGATACGAGAAATTGTAGAAGATGAGAGTGGAGGATAG